Within Vanessa atalanta chromosome 11, ilVanAtal1.2, whole genome shotgun sequence, the genomic segment gttatttttgcttgtgtttatttttatagtgtatatttagtaaaatcgtatttttattatttaatagctcTATTTTGGCTACCGGTACCGGTATCGGTTGACTACGTGCTTGATATAATTTTCtcagttttatgttttaaaagtaaaaacggTAATCGTCATTGAGCTGTGCAACAAGTTGATTGTAGCACTGCTGACATCATATCGagttgtattaaaatactaaaatcgTTAAggataaaaaacacaaaaaaagtcGTCTAAGATTAAACTATAATGAAACCATTATTTCGTTAGCTTCACACTTCACTATCTATATCTTATCTGTGAAAGTTTGCGAGCATTGCGCGGGAAACCTCTATTTCCTTCCAAGTTGAGGCGTTCAGACAATAGGGAACGTTTAGAAACGTGAACAATGAGACGTCTTCATTGTGAACAAGTGTTTGTGAATATGCGACCGCGATTCCCAGGTCGCTATCAACTTGCTTGTTTTGATGAAACGAAAACGGTGCTGTGAAGCCATTGTACCGTCGCGAATCAACTATCAACTCAAATTCCATGAAGTTAGcgacaaatgttttttttttttaacatacaataaGACTGTGCCGGTAACCATCCTCACATTTCGCTAGCTAGCCCTTGGCAACTGTTATtgcaaagaaaaaattataaatcgaaGTAATTtcttactaaaaaaatttattccataataaatctaatagtttttgagaaaaatatttagtcattttaataatattccccGAAATTGAGAAGTACCTTCGTACACttcattataaatttttcaaGCTTGTAAATAAAGATACCGGGTTTGAATGCGCGTCCGTCATTTTTTacgtgtttataaatcattattttgtataaggCGGTTAAGAAAAAAcatgtgaggaaacctgcatgtgtctgacgAACATCTTACACAGTTGAATAAACTCGAAGAATTCTTAAAAGGGAAGGAAGGATAGCCCATGAGTGAGTCATTAACGGGCAACagcgttttttattatatattataaattattattattatatatatatttgaaagttttGACGTCAATAAAACCATAGATAACAGATCAACAATAGAGTATAATTAGATCGACATGATCAcaataaatattcgaaaaatatacttttgtacATAAACAGCGATGTCACATATATGGCCACAACGCCAAACATTTCATACTCAACGTGTTAAACTTAATGAACATTATTATCTAAGCAGTAAAGTTCAAATTTccacataatttaatataagttgcTCTCCTTCAGAGAGGTGACTGTGTATTCTGAAAAATACGATGTATTACATGCAAATTTAAACTCTATAAGCAAGACATAAGACTCAAGTTTATTGTAAATACggatttaaaagaaacaaaaacgatactttaaaagtatttacaatcattttgatagaattcattaaaagttaaatatttaaattaaatttcattaattactataataaaaatataatatttaatagaattatcatatatttgttattaaatcgaGTAAGTTAGTTAAGTtgttaaagagtaactactgagtatctTACCAGTCATACATCTACATGCCGTACCAGTGAtaactgtatattataaaatttaatttaatctctaGTGCTTGCATgcgcctactttaataaagtatattttgatttataagtgCAAGAATCTGAACCCTGTTCGGATATACTATATGACTACATTACGTATTTAATCGGAAATACAGTTAACAAATCAAGATGCTATTCCGGACCGACCGGATCCGGAATTACGGGACAATAGTGAAATGAAAAATTGTCATATTAATTCACATCCCTtcatttcgtttaaaatatattaataaacgattTACAAcagtataaacatttaaatattcattaaaaattgcgtatttaattttgtgctttattgaaacatttttactgCGACTTAAGAGATTGTcactgtttatataaatttgaaatcctAGTATCATATTAGTTAACATTGTGCATTATTTATTCTGTACATAAATCTagaataacttaatttaatttggctAATTTCTCTACACAAAATTACTCTTGGCaaactttcataataaatataaacttaggGTAACTCAATAGagcaaatatacaaatatacacacATTATACACCACgtgatatgtatatatttacattaaaaaaaaaaatcggttgtgGCCATTTTGAACAAAATTATTGAACCTACAATTGTCTACGATATAAAACTgtctaataattataactttaagaCTTCGCTTCGGTCGTCTTGTTTTCACCCTGTATATAATAGTAGTTGATGAAGCGAGCACCCTGTGTTAGCTGTGCGCACTCATTCGTGAAGTGGCAAGCGAAGAGCAGGAGGTTACGAGGTTGGACTTTCCAAGCGAACCTCATAAACATGAGTGAATATATCGAGAGAGCTGAAACAgaagaaaagttttatttttttattaataatttatacaaataaataagggGACGCTTCAGTGATTAACTGAAAACTAGCAGATACAGAGCATTTATGAaaagattttagtatataatattattctgtaaGTACCAGCGCTTTGCAGTATCGCCTGCTTTAAATTCAGATTATTGTCATGATAAGCGTAAATTTCTTGTATAAATtcatactataataattaaactgaaGACCCAGTTTGTTTGTACTAGCTCATCTCTGTAACTACCATTCGATTACGAAAAAAGTATTCTGTACTTTATAGCCCGTTTATTGAGTCTATTTTACATCACGTTGTAATCCCAGGGGGCGAGGAACTTTTAACACGAGTGAAAACACGCGGAGTAACTAGTTCATTAATAAATGTAGATCAACATTTTCAAGTTATGATTTAAAGGGAAAGTTATATctcttgaattatttatataaagttttcagTCTCTCGTGAAACTAACCCTTACAACGAGCTTAGagatattagttaataaatatagatcAGATCCATAGAGAATAGAATAATTAACTTGGTATCTAGTTTAATTTGTCTAGCCTAGATTATAATAGCGTTTGTTCGAAACTTAAGTTATgcgattattatttgttttggatTATTTggctaaaaatatcataaaacacatgaaaaatttactatacacgaataatgtaactttttattttaatttataaaattttaaatattttataatggcaGACAAGCAATTGATCTTAATGGTGCTGATCAGTGGTGTTCCTTCTTGTTCTTAAATTGCTGATTCatagtacaaaaataatttaaaaaatagttcagtCGACAAACACCCAATTTACAAATTCAGCCCGaatgttaaaggtatttatatattcttctaACCTAaccgatataattttaaaaaaatcattgtatttcaaatataattttatgaaatgcaaattagtattgtatttgaaataaaactagtttttaatcccgacgtttcgagcactttgcagtgttcgtggtcacgggcagaccacgtatttattattcagaGAACTCTGTATAGAAACAGTTGTTTATGTGATTAGAAGtcagaagaaaatataaataaaccaataataaaatgttggacaacatcacatacattactctgatcccaatgtaagtagctaaagcacttgtattatggcAAATAAACGTAACGACaaagtaatgacggtaccacaaacaaccagaccaaagacaacatagaaaactaatgaactttttctacatcgactcggctgggaatcgaacccggaacttCGGAGTGGCGTGCCATGGAAACCGGTGTCCACACTACTGCACTGCTACTGTGATAATATGTGAAAAgttgtttgaaaaattaaactttatcatTTGATTTTTACACCGGTAATAAATAAGTGGTCCtacattgacactgtaagaaatataaataacttttataccaTCAATGCAACGCTGATATAGTCTTTTGACCCGGTTATTATAACGgcgcttaaaaatatataacaatttcattCTTAACAAAGtagatctaaataatatttgtttatttttttttcttatataaatacttttttctcgggtttttatgaataaaacttatctgatatttatttatcaagtttATCGTCGAATCAAGTGTGAACTagtttttttatccttttataGATGTTTAAGATATCACaagattttagattttattgccatgataaaaataatctttttatagCTTAAAACATTCtggttcaaattatataaagtatgaGACGAATTTTGtttgagaaaataataataagtacttttattttgtttgataagtgtgaatattttatcacgaataaatcttacaaaaaatattttgatgagtTGATTTTGCAgttgacagattttttttaagtaaatatattatctatgaattatttttcgttaTCTGCGACTGTTTTGGTAATAATCGTCAATAAAAATTGCCgtgattattttaatctaattgaTATGTTCAAATAAACCTAAATCTTATAAGATATACATTCCGTTAACAGACTAAATAGTCTTTATATATTTGAGAGCAATCATGgcaagtatattattaatcaggttagctaatttaatttaataatattacaatgaattattattttaaaataatttaatatttccgtgaccttaaacaatatttgttgtatatattcaacattttaaaaaacttcGTTCTTTCGTGCGttctataaatgaaaattaaatcaagTAATGGAATATTGTCTTATTTGACTTAGTAATGCAGTTTCGTCTTTATctattattagataacattcAACCGCTTACATGAAGTCTAaagatataaacaaaatgtagaTCTCAATCGTAAATGAAAAAACCCTCCATATCATCGATATATACTCGCTGCAATACAATAGGCACttgactatatatatttacttatgaaataataatttttactagAAATATCTCAATtgtattcgaaaaaaaattcattgttaattaaaacacattaaaGCATAAGAACGCCGtatgttttattcgtttttttttttctagtgaaTACTGTCtatcaataatttgtataatacttttttgtggtctaaactcaattttttttttattagtgacaatatacaaaaaatattcctatGTGACCTCTTATCAAAGTTTATTTCTTCTCTGccaacataacattatttataatagtgatAATCAGATTATCATCATATGTTAATCATATATGCGGTAATGAACTTGCTTGCCTATcagtaaatatttctaataacattttatgtaagCACTTAATACTTACCACtggtatttgtaatatattttaatataattaccatattttattacaaatggtGTTATCTAATACCGTTAacctatacaaattttatatgtgcGAAAGTAAATTTGTTACGCTTTGACGGCTAATACCGAGTGATTTTgcaatttagtatgaagcaagcttgaattgaAGGAACAaaagctacttttttatactaaaaaccaATGACCGAGTAATATACAGGCAATGGGTGAAAACTAGGTCAATATAAATTGCAAAACATGTTTTGCTGAAACATATTTGATGAAAACACACAGCAGCAGATTTTttggcataattttttttatatgaaatggaAAGACGGGCTACATAAGTTGGACGCTGTAAGACATTATAACCATCCCTTTCTTCTCCAATGCACCTAAAACCATGGAAACTAAGTTGCTATGTCGCTTGTTTCTGTTACTATGGCTCATTCACCATTAAAACCAAAACACACATTCAAAATATTGCTGCTTTCTGGTagattatatgatgagtgggtggtacctacccagatgggctttcAAAAAGCCTTACCACAAAGTTAGGTTATTAAATCTTCAAATGAAATTGAACCTTCATAACATgtcttacatatttataataaacttggaACTTGTATAGCATATGTGTTAGTAGCTAATTCTGGCTAAATACtcaaaaggaaaaatattagaGGCTCGTAAAAATTGTTTAACAACTATAGAATGAGAATTTCAAAGATAATCATTTTGAAAAGAATAAAACAGACTGGcagttaataatttgttttttgtcaGCAGTTTGTTTCTatgtaactataattaaaaatattttcttcatacAAACCAAAAGTCATTTTGCCACTTATAAAGCTGGGATCCTTTCTAGTATCTGCAATAGCAGCTAATGGTATTCCCCAATTTGCCACTGGACCCCAAAAATGTGTGCTGAAAAgtattaaatagataattatagttttgtaaatgaaataataattaaataattttatattttgtactacaCGGCTAACAGTAAAAAAgttgaaatgttaatttatattattatttaaatacaaacatttaccTCATTAAATATTCTCTAAATTCTTTGCTTTTAAGCTGATTCAGTAATTTTCTTGCCATTCCACTCATTTTTctgaaaaaaagtttttttttttaatatcgtttttacagaacgatttatatatttttgaataaccaaatattgtacattaaattcgattaaatcatttttgtaaCTGGAGTCAAATTTATTGAAGAATTTAAGAAGTGTTGTTTAGACATTTGAACTCTGCCGAAGTTATATAACAAGCAGGAACGTTTGTTATGTATCATGTTTtccatatatttatcaattaaagctaatacattttaattttaccgtATATAATTACGTGTACAACTTTTCAATAGATGTCAAGGTTATAACCTTCTCAGtggtttcatattaaaaatttgagtgatatgttaaatatatgctacaattatttaccttttttatgtTTCCTTCCTTgtcttattataaaactataaatgtatatttcgttatcttttaaaacaaagtcacaGTGGTGCTTCTTTTATTGGATTTTAAGCACTGAGCAATGTCAGTGTCACTAGCTAAAGTCACTGATAATCATGACATTTGTTATCAATAACAAATGTCACAGTcattagaattaaattgaaatttcataGAATAAAATGTGGAGAATgataatttcgttaaaattattggTTGAGATTTTTAGGTTTTTAGACTAATAATTGACATCTAGTGATTTGGCGCGTAAAGAGGTCTACGTCGGAGATACGAGACctgtatattgtaatatttataaaagtattggGTCAAATTGCAAAGTGTTGATAGCAATTttagaaacaattaatttattatttatctctataatgttttatattatatggcaaataaaatgaaattaaaactttgaaaGATCTACAAAACTTACATACTAGTATAAACAGAGCCATATTTTAATAGcccttgtaaaaatgtaaacaaaaaagcACAAAACCCTAGGCACGACCCTATACGTTATGTAGAGTGAGAAGCTCTCGTGCTTATGATATATCTTGGTGTGCGTAAGATAAGAGTAGTATTTACTctactacaaaaataaaatacaaatacctataaattatatttgttaagttgatttcattgaaaattaagtaatttagcGTGAAGTGAAGTAAATAGATCAACATTTATTATGTAGTAAGATAAAACATTCTCTTATTGCAACTTCTTGATAAAACTCAAATATTTGACAATTGAAccgtcataataattattatttaatcaacaatCATCACAACACttcataatgtaaaataaaaataaaataccgatAAAATGTAGTTATCCAAATTATGAGTTTATTTCGTACTATAATAGTGATATACTTGCTTATATATGTGACTCTTTATATAGCTCTTGTTGGAGCACTAATTTATGTGCGGAGCATGATCCTAACCAACCACAAGTgagattataattactttttacgaatCTCTATatagattttgaaattattaattaagttatcagttatattgagccgagatgacccagtagttagaacgcgtgcattttaacctatgatttcgggttcaaacccaggcaggcaccactgaattttcatgtgct encodes:
- the LOC125067194 gene encoding mitochondrial pyruvate carrier 1, translating into MSGMARKLLNQLKSKEFREYLMSTHFWGPVANWGIPLAAIADTRKDPSFISGKMTFALSIYSLMFMRFAWKVQPRNLLLFACHFTNECAQLTQGARFINYYYIQGENKTTEAKS